A DNA window from Polynucleobacter sp. AP-Titi-500A-B4 contains the following coding sequences:
- a CDS encoding 5-oxoprolinase subunit PxpA, whose translation MKKKIDLNCDMGEGFGVWEMGDDFSLLDYIDSTNIACGWHAGDPERMKNLVAAAIQKNVFIGAHPSLPDLMGFGRREMAITPNDAYNFVMYQAGALKAFVDAKNGRLHHVKPHGALYNQAAKDLELAKAIALAVRDLGGDVILYGLAGSCYVEAAKSVGVILWQEVFADRRYTSEGYLVSRSEPRALIEDEDEAAQQALRMAASGEVLSIDQKLVKLEADTLCIHGDGPSALDFARKICSLL comes from the coding sequence ATGAAAAAGAAAATTGATCTCAATTGCGATATGGGTGAGGGGTTCGGAGTATGGGAGATGGGTGATGATTTTTCACTTCTCGACTATATAGATTCGACCAATATTGCCTGTGGCTGGCATGCTGGCGATCCAGAGCGTATGAAAAATTTAGTCGCCGCGGCTATTCAGAAGAATGTATTTATTGGAGCTCATCCGAGTCTGCCAGATTTAATGGGTTTTGGGCGAAGAGAGATGGCAATCACTCCTAATGATGCCTATAACTTTGTCATGTATCAGGCGGGTGCTCTCAAAGCATTTGTTGATGCGAAGAATGGACGATTGCATCACGTTAAACCGCATGGAGCGCTTTATAACCAGGCAGCCAAAGATCTTGAATTGGCAAAGGCAATTGCCTTAGCGGTGAGAGATTTGGGGGGCGATGTGATTTTGTACGGCCTAGCAGGAAGTTGTTATGTAGAGGCTGCAAAATCTGTTGGCGTGATACTTTGGCAAGAGGTTTTTGCAGACAGACGTTATACCTCCGAAGGCTATTTAGTGTCGCGATCTGAACCAAGAGCCTTAATAGAGGATGAAGATGAGGCTGCACAGCAAGCTTTACGGATGGCTGCAAGTGGCGAGGTACTTTCGATTGATCAAAAACTGGTCAAGCTGGAGGCTGATACACTTTGCATTCATGGGGATGGCCCCTCAGCCCTTGATTTTGCAAGAAAAATCTGCTCTTTACTCTAA
- a CDS encoding 3-oxoacid CoA-transferase subunit A: MIDKIIPSVAHAVQDIRDGSTILVSGFGGAGLPIYLLDALADQGAKNLTIVSNNAGNSGIGISKLIGAGQVKKMVCSFPRQPESGAFDDLYRAGKIELELVPQGTLAERIRAGGAGIGGFYTPTGFGTELAAGKDTRVIDGVNHIFETAIKADYALIKADKGDRWGNLTYHRTGRNFGPIMATAARCTIAQVNEVVELGSLDPENIVTPGIFVKRVVLVGGKS; encoded by the coding sequence GTGATAGATAAGATCATTCCCAGCGTGGCGCATGCCGTGCAGGATATTCGTGATGGCTCAACCATTTTGGTTTCGGGTTTTGGAGGGGCTGGGCTCCCAATTTACTTATTAGATGCCTTAGCAGACCAGGGCGCAAAAAATCTGACAATTGTGAGTAATAACGCTGGCAATTCTGGCATTGGTATTTCTAAGTTGATTGGCGCTGGGCAGGTGAAGAAAATGGTTTGCTCATTTCCTCGCCAACCTGAATCTGGAGCATTTGATGATCTCTATCGTGCTGGCAAGATTGAATTGGAATTAGTTCCTCAGGGTACTCTTGCAGAACGTATTCGTGCCGGTGGTGCAGGTATTGGGGGTTTTTATACACCCACTGGTTTCGGTACTGAGCTCGCAGCGGGGAAAGATACTCGTGTGATTGATGGGGTAAATCATATTTTTGAAACCGCAATTAAAGCAGACTATGCATTAATTAAGGCTGATAAAGGGGATCGTTGGGGCAATCTGACTTATCACCGTACTGGCCGAAACTTTGGTCCGATTATGGCAACGGCAGCCCGCTGCACAATTGCGCAGGTCAATGAAGTTGTTGAGCTTGGCAGTTTGGACCCTGAAAACATTGTGACTCCTGGAATTTTTGTGAAACGTGTTGTATTGGTTGGGGGTAAATCATGA
- a CDS encoding 3-oxoacid CoA-transferase subunit B, which yields MIDLSKVQKRTTADIAKRIVQDIPDGAHVNLGIGQPMLICNHLPADKEILMHSENGLLGMGPLAKEHEIDEELVNAGKQPVTMLPGASLCHHADSFVMIRGGHIDICVLGAFQVSVKGDIANWRTGDPKAIPAVGGAMDLALGAKKLFVMMEHLTKSGESKLVKECTYPLTALAAVDCIYTDLATIAVTPEGLVAIDWVDGMSFEELQELSGVPMRKLGK from the coding sequence ATGATTGATCTCTCTAAAGTACAAAAGCGTACTACTGCTGATATTGCAAAACGGATTGTTCAAGATATACCCGACGGCGCTCATGTGAACTTGGGTATTGGTCAGCCCATGTTGATCTGTAACCATTTGCCGGCAGACAAAGAAATTCTGATGCATTCCGAAAATGGTTTGCTTGGTATGGGCCCTTTAGCAAAAGAGCATGAGATCGATGAAGAGTTGGTCAATGCTGGCAAACAACCAGTCACAATGTTGCCTGGTGCCTCGTTGTGTCATCACGCAGATTCTTTCGTGATGATTCGTGGCGGGCATATTGATATTTGTGTTTTGGGTGCATTTCAAGTCTCCGTCAAAGGCGATATTGCCAACTGGCGTACTGGTGATCCCAAGGCTATTCCAGCAGTTGGCGGCGCTATGGATCTAGCGCTAGGCGCAAAGAAATTGTTTGTGATGATGGAGCACCTCACCAAGTCTGGCGAATCCAAGTTGGTTAAGGAGTGTACTTATCCATTAACTGCATTAGCAGCAGTCGATTGTATTTATACCGACTTGGCAACTATTGCTGTTACACCAGAGGGTCTAGTAGCCATAGATTGGGTTGACGGTATGAGTTTTGAAGAACTTCAAGAACTCAGTGGCGTACCCATGCGGAAGCTTGGTAAATAA
- a CDS encoding tripartite tricarboxylate transporter substrate binding protein, with amino-acid sequence MRFRFFLLLLLCLAGVRTGYADSKSVYPVKPIHLIVGFSPGGSADTVGRALAEGLSSRLGQAVIVENKAGANGNIAAELVARSAPDGYTLYFPSIGHAVNASLYKNLPYDPVKDFTAIGGVFSAPNMLVVPVNSPYKTVGEVIAAAKANPGKLTFASSGSGTSVHLSAVLFEKMAKIDMIHVPYKGTGSAMPDVISGQVDMSFPNLPSAVPQVKAGNLRGLGVTTAKRSAAAPGIPTIAESGLPGYDMATWYGLVAPANLPVEIRNRLNKELQSILADPKFKDKLIAQGADPMPGSPEQFSAFIKSEIEKWRKLIAQSKITVD; translated from the coding sequence TTGCGCTTTAGATTTTTCCTGTTATTGCTCTTGTGCCTGGCGGGCGTTCGTACGGGTTACGCTGACAGTAAAAGCGTCTATCCAGTAAAGCCGATTCATTTAATTGTGGGGTTTTCTCCTGGAGGCTCTGCTGATACCGTAGGACGTGCTTTGGCAGAGGGCTTATCTAGTCGTCTAGGACAAGCAGTGATTGTTGAGAACAAAGCTGGCGCTAACGGCAATATTGCTGCTGAGCTGGTTGCTCGGTCTGCACCGGATGGTTATACCTTGTACTTCCCATCTATCGGCCATGCAGTAAATGCATCGTTATACAAAAATTTACCCTATGACCCAGTGAAAGATTTCACGGCAATAGGTGGGGTATTTTCAGCGCCTAATATGTTGGTAGTCCCAGTCAATTCACCCTATAAAACGGTTGGTGAAGTCATTGCAGCAGCCAAAGCCAATCCCGGTAAATTAACTTTTGCATCTAGTGGTAGCGGAACATCAGTGCATTTATCTGCAGTGCTATTTGAAAAAATGGCCAAGATTGACATGATTCACGTGCCATATAAAGGCACTGGAAGTGCTATGCCTGATGTGATCTCTGGTCAGGTGGATATGAGCTTCCCTAATTTACCGAGTGCGGTTCCACAGGTGAAGGCCGGCAACTTGAGAGGTTTAGGTGTGACAACGGCAAAACGCTCAGCTGCTGCGCCAGGCATACCGACCATTGCAGAATCTGGCTTGCCAGGCTATGACATGGCAACTTGGTACGGTCTAGTTGCGCCTGCAAATCTACCAGTAGAGATTCGTAATCGATTAAATAAAGAGCTACAGAGTATTTTGGCCGATCCTAAATTTAAGGATAAGTTGATTGCGCAAGGCGCAGACCCAATGCCTGGTAGCCCAGAACAATTTTCTGCTTTTATTAAAAGTGAAATTGAAAAGTGGCGTAAGCTGATTGCACAATCAAAAATTACTGTTGATTAA
- a CDS encoding thiolase domain-containing protein: MSFASNACIAGIYEHPLRVAPDHTVAQLHAEVARGALLDAGLTLDDVDGYFCAGDAPGMGPVSMADYLGLKKLTYLDSTDTGGSSYLTHVNHAARAIAAGQCKVALITLAGRPKSEGSSGTQVRSQWASAPDFAFEKPYSPAPLNTYAMCAMRHMYEFGTTSEQLAWIKVAASHHAQHNPNAALKDVLTVEDVLSSPMIADPLHRADCCVVTDSGGALVVVHPDIAKTLKRPVVTMMGAGETTKGQMGGKVDLTYSGLAWAAPLAFKEAKLTPEQIRYASIYDSFTITVLIQLEDLGFCKKGEGGKFVEGGQLISGKGKLAFNTDGGGLCNNHPANRGGMTKVIEAVRQLRGEAHPAVQVPNLEFALASGIGGALGTRHGAAVLILGRL, translated from the coding sequence ATGTCATTTGCATCCAATGCCTGTATCGCAGGAATATATGAGCATCCTCTTAGGGTGGCGCCTGATCACACTGTTGCTCAGTTGCATGCTGAAGTAGCGCGTGGCGCTTTGCTAGATGCCGGCCTAACGCTGGATGATGTGGATGGTTATTTCTGTGCAGGCGATGCTCCTGGTATGGGCCCAGTTTCTATGGCCGATTATTTGGGATTAAAAAAGCTCACGTATTTAGATTCAACAGATACTGGTGGCTCTTCTTATCTAACGCATGTAAACCATGCGGCCCGAGCCATTGCAGCAGGTCAATGCAAGGTGGCTTTAATCACTTTGGCTGGACGACCAAAGTCTGAGGGTTCTAGCGGCACACAAGTGCGCAGTCAATGGGCTAGTGCTCCTGACTTTGCTTTTGAAAAACCTTATTCACCAGCGCCATTAAATACTTATGCAATGTGCGCTATGCGTCATATGTATGAATTTGGTACCACCAGTGAACAATTAGCATGGATTAAAGTAGCCGCTTCACACCATGCGCAACATAATCCCAATGCTGCACTGAAAGATGTTCTTACTGTTGAAGATGTTTTGAGCTCCCCAATGATTGCCGATCCCTTGCATCGTGCAGATTGCTGTGTGGTGACAGATAGTGGCGGTGCTTTGGTTGTGGTCCACCCCGATATTGCGAAGACCTTGAAGAGGCCAGTAGTTACCATGATGGGTGCTGGCGAAACCACTAAAGGTCAGATGGGCGGCAAAGTCGATCTGACCTATTCTGGTTTGGCATGGGCCGCGCCATTAGCGTTTAAAGAGGCCAAGTTAACTCCTGAACAAATTCGATATGCATCTATTTACGATAGCTTCACCATTACTGTTTTGATTCAATTAGAGGATCTCGGATTTTGCAAGAAGGGTGAGGGTGGTAAGTTTGTCGAAGGAGGCCAACTTATTTCTGGCAAAGGCAAGCTGGCTTTTAATACCGATGGTGGTGGCTTATGCAATAACCATCCCGCCAATCGAGGTGGCATGACAAAAGTCATTGAAGCGGTGAGGCAGTTGCGTGGTGAAGCCCATCCAGCGGTTCAGGTGCCTAATCTCGAGTTTGCCCTTGCTTCTGGTATTGGCGGTGCACTGGGAACTCGTCATGGTGCAGCAGTATTAATTTTAGGGAGACTGTAA
- a CDS encoding Zn-ribbon domain-containing OB-fold protein produces the protein MSQVNKEHRLPSPIANPENKAFLEAAQNKQLVLKHCNSCNEVHYYPRTICPHCGSNDTSWVKSDGLGEIYSYTVMRRGVEVPFAMAYVRLNEGISILTHLTNYDFDAIRVGQKVKVVFQETQDGQKTHLFEPA, from the coding sequence ATGAGTCAAGTAAACAAAGAGCATCGGTTACCAAGTCCAATTGCTAATCCTGAAAACAAGGCCTTTTTAGAAGCCGCCCAGAATAAGCAGCTAGTTTTAAAGCATTGCAACTCCTGCAATGAGGTCCATTACTATCCACGCACTATCTGTCCACACTGCGGCAGTAACGATACAAGTTGGGTCAAGTCTGATGGCTTGGGAGAAATTTATTCCTATACCGTCATGAGACGTGGTGTGGAGGTTCCGTTTGCAATGGCTTATGTTCGCTTAAATGAAGGCATTTCTATACTGACTCATCTGACGAATTATGATTTCGATGCAATTCGTGTCGGGCAAAAAGTAAAGGTAGTGTTTCAGGAAACGCAAGATGGGCAAAAAACCCATCTCTTTGAGCCCGCCTAA